tttacctgtatattggcaaagctttgcagatatatttttgagaccagtccagcatagaacattctatcgcgccgccaaaatggtctgctcCCCGGAACACCCTCTCcccccttaagtccctggcagtcctctctctctagccaaaacaaatgcttattatcgctccttctcacattccaaagcctcaaggttaacacacacagtttacttgcagacagagcagcaagagaagaaatggaaaacacgagctgttttcaaatatgactatgaaatataagaagtacaacttaaattcggatgtaTGTAaaagtgtctcattcagtaaaaaaaaaaaaaaaaattcaattccattttttaaggcggtctgtcataacgtttttagcattcaatcagacattattgtgaggttttgtattagtgttcctaaaaatagatataccggccaccagacacattttttttctctaaatttggcccccggagtcaaaacaattgcccaggcctgcactagatggagcccgtgtaccacTAATGGCACAcaaaccacagtttgagaatgggCTGATCTATGTTGCTGCATTTGTGTACATAACAGTGTTGCTTTGGTAGCACAGCCTGTATCGATCCTATGCAGGATGGATGTGCTTCTCCTGAGTTGCCAGGTGAATTAGAGCTGTCAATGGCCGTTGGAGGAGAGTGCAACCACTCGGAAGAAGCTCTCTTGTCCTAATGGGCTTTAAGTACAAGCATTTATGACTGATAATGTGGAGTAATGGTGAAGTCTGCAGACAGTTGTGTTTGTAGACCGCCATCCAACAATCCAGCCCAGATTTATGGTCAGTTTGGAGTGTAAGGCGTGTCAATTAGTCAACATCAATGTTTCATCATCTCTTTTCATATTCTCAAACTGCTCTCATGATCAGTGTGGCACCTTCACAAAGTGTATATGCTCCATTCATCCAGAGGGTGTGTCTACCATCTATTAGGAGAGCTTACTGTGCACTTAATGACACTTCTCAGGGGCGGGGGAAACCGTATGCATGGGGTCCCGTAGGGGACTGCGGGGGACTTGTGGCAAGATGACCTGATTTCTCATTTTCTCTCCTCCCAGAGCTGTGGGCTACAAAACACAAGAAGGCTCCCAAGGAGGAAGGCGGCATGGTTCGGACCGGATCTATTTGGTCTTTGGCACGACTACATTGGATTGTATTTTCCACTTTTGATGGAGCCCTGAGTGGCTGAAGTTGATCTTCAATACGATCAGGTGAGTGTCCTCTGCTATGTCTGACTGCAAGTAAACGCACCACGCGTGTGGACATCAGCATTTGTATGGGCAATCAGGAATAAGTAAATACTCCATGATGCACTTTGCCACAGATGAACTGGCACATATCGCGGCGCTGGTAATAAAATGATCCAAGGGAATGTTCAGAGAGTGatttaaagacacacacacaccgtgtAACGGCGTCACCGTGGTTATTTTAGGGCCACAAAATAAGGTCGCTCTCCAAACTCCCCCGACAAGGACTTTAAACCACAGAGCTGACCATTTTAAAtccagtttattttttttatctgaaaAGGAAATTACTTTTTTGTCACTTTTGAGTCAATAAACACGGAattgaaaacaaaataataaatattgcaatTACCTCTGTCCATTTATTATCATAATGTCTTAAAAGTAATCATATTTTTCTtataattgtcttttttattacatttctttcaatttgtttatttttacatttcaCAACTGAAGTCATTAATGTgtattatcattttttaaataaataccttTTGCCTTTTTGACAGGGACATTACTTTTTGGTCACTTTTGAGTCAATAAACACGGAattgaaaacaaaataataaatattgcaatTACCTCTGTCCATTTATTATCATAATGTCTTAAAAGTAATCATATTTTTCTtataattttcttttttattacacTTCTTTCAATTTGTCTATTTTTACATTTCACAACTGAAGTCATTAATGTGTATTATCAAATTTTTAACTAAAAACGTTTTGCCTTTTTGACAGGgaaaatactttttggtccctTTTGAGTCAATAAACACggaaatgaaaacaaaataataaatattgccatTACCTCTGTCCATTTAATATCATAATGTCTTAAAAGTAATCATATTTTTCTtataattgtcttttttattacatttctttcaatttgtttatttttaaatttcaCAACTGAAGTCATTAATgtgtattataattttttaaataaataccttTTGCCTTTTTGACAGGGACATTACTTTTTGGTCCCTTTTGAGTCAATAAACACGGAattgaaaacaaaataataaatattgcaatTACCTCTGTCCATTTATTATCATAATGTCTTAAAAGTAATCATATTTTTCTtataattttcttttttattacacTTCTTTCAATTTGTCTATTTTTACATTTCACAACTGAAGTCATTAATGTGTATTATCAAATTTTTAACTAAAAACGTTTTGCCTTTTTGACAGGgaaaatactttttggtccctTTTGAGTCAATAAACACggaaatgaaaacaaaataataaatattgccatTACCTCTGTCCATTTAATATCATAATGTCTTAAAAGTAATCATATTTTTCTtataattgtcttttttattacatttctttcaatttgtttatttttaaatttcaCAACTGAAGTCATTAATgtgtattataattttttaaataaatactttttgccTTTTTGACAGGGAAATTACTTTTTGGTCACTTTTGAGTCAATAAACAcgaaaatgaaaacaaaataataaatattgccatTACCTCTGTCCATTTAATATCATAATGTCTTAAAAGTAATCATATTTTTCTtataattttcttttttattacatttctttcaatttgtttatttttacatttcaCAACTGAAGTCATTAATGTGTATTATCATATTTTTAACTAAAGACTTTTTGCCTTTTTGACAGGGAAATTACTTTTTGGTCCCTTTTGAGTAAATAAACACggaaatgaaaacaaaataataaatattgccatTACCTCTGTCTATTTAATATCATAATGTCTTAAAAGTAATCATATTTTTCTtataattgtcttttttattacatttctttcaatttgtttatttttacatttcaCAACTGAAGTCATTAATGTgtattatcattttttaaataaataccgtTTGCCTTTTTGACAGGGACATTACTTTTTGGTCCCTTTTGAGTCAATAAACACGGAattgaaaacaaaataataaatattgcaatTACCTCTGTCCATTTAATATCATAATGTCTTAAAAGTAATCATATTTTTCTtataattttcttttttattacatttctttcaatttgtttatttttaaatttcaCAACTGAAGTCATTAATgtgtattataattttttaaataaataccttTTGCCTTTTTGACAGGGAAATTACTTTTTGGTCCCTTTTGAGTCAATAAACAcgaaaatgaaaacaaaataataaatattgccatTACCTCTGTCCATTTAATATCATAATGTCTTAAAAGTAATCATATTTTTCTtataattttcttttttattacatttctttcaatttgtttatttttacatttcaCAACTGAAGTCATTAATGTGTATTATCATATTTTTAACTAAAGACTTTTTGCCTTTTTGACAGGGAAATTACTTTTTGGTCCCTTTTGAGTAAATAAACACggaaatgaaaacaaaataataaatattgccatTACCTCTGTCTATTTAATATCATAATGTCTTAAAAGTAATCATATTTTTCTtataattgtcttttttattacatttctttcaatttgtttatttttacatttcaCAACTGAAGTCATTAATGTgtattatcattttttaaataaataccgtTTGCCTTTTTGACAGGGACATTACTTTTTGGTCCCTTTTGAGTCAATAAACACGGAattgaaaacaaaataataaatattgcaatTACCTCTGTCCATTTATTATCATAATGTCTTAAAAGTAATCATATTTTTCTtataattgtcttttttattacatttctttcaatttgtttatttttacatttcaCAACTGAAGTCATTAATGTgtattatcattttttaaataaataccgtTTGCCTTTTTGACAGGGACATTACTTTTTGGTCCCTTTTGAGTCAATAAACACGGAattgaaaacaaaataataaatattgccatTACCTCTGTCCATTTATTATCATAATGTCTTAAAAGTAATCATATTTTTCTtataattttcttttttattacatttctttcaatttgtttatttttaaatttcaCAACTGAAGTCATTAATgtgtattataatttttttaataaatacctTTTGCCTTTTTGACAGGGAAATTACTTTTTGGTCCCTTTTGAGTCAATAAACACGGAattgaaaacaaaataataaatattgcaatTACCTCTGTCCATTTATTATCATAATGTCTTGAAAGTAATCATATTTTTCTtataattttcttttttattacatttctttcaatttgtttattttaacaTTTCACAACTGAAGTCATTAATGtgtattatcatttttttaaataaataccttTTGCCTTTTTGACAGGGACATTACTTTTTGGTCCCTTTTGAGTCAATAAACACGGAattgaaaacaaaataataaatattgcaatTACCTCTGTCCATTTAATGTCATAATGTCTTAAAAGTAATCATATTTTTCTtataattttcttttttattacatttctttcaatttgtttatttttacatttcaCAACTGAAGTCATTAATgtgtattatcattttttttttgcatagctGTTCAACTTTCCATGTAAGCCAACTGTCTGCTCCTGTCAGGTGCCCAGCCATGGCTAACCTGCAGCAGGAATACCCCGGAGTCCTCTTGGGGATCCTGGAGGAACTGGCTAATATGCGCCAGTGGTTGACCTTCCAGGACCTTTGTCGCATGGTCAGCACCCGCTTTGACCTGGAACATCTCATCGAGCTCAGGAGTTTGTTGTTTGACGCTGCTAGTCGGGACCCCTGTTTTCCAGCGACTCTCTTTCGGGACCGGGTCTCCGCCAGAGGACAAGGCCTGTCACCGATAGGGGTCGCTGCCGACATCGTGACGATATTTAATCTTATTCAAATGACGGGAGGGGTCACTGATGACGGCCAACCAATGAGAGCTCAGACAGTTCTTCCTGTGGACCAGTCCCCTGGCCCCAGTCTGCCTGGAGTCTACCAGCTGTACATTCCTGGTGGGGGAAGAGCACGGACTCACTCAGACTCCGCTGGCAGCCGTTTTGACAGACACTTGCTGTTTCCCAATTCCAATTACTCATCACGCAAACGGTCCAGTCTTCCCCCGGATCCTATCTCACTTATATCTCCTCCTCGGGTCAGGACGCGGGCTGTGTCTTTTGACTTGCCTCACACCACACTTTTGTACCCCAGCGAGGCCATGAAGAGTATTTACTTACCTTTGGAGACAGACAGCGAGTCAAGTGCAGGTTCAGCTCCTGTTGAGGTGTTTGAAATGGAACAGGAGTCATCAGTCGACCAGAGGAGAAACACCTTCAAGAAGGACTTCCACAACCAGCCAACTCTCATACCGCAGGTGACCGTCAACAGCGAGTCTCCCAGTCCCAAAGAAGAGAAAGGCTTTGACAACCAGAGCTTTGATATCATCCCTAACCCTTACCCCTCACCCAGCACAGTCCAACAGTCTCCAGATCAGCGGACTAAACATGAAGGTACTGACGATTTACAGGACTCAACGTACTTCGGACCTGTGTCAGTCCCTGAGCGCTCTCCCAAACACTTGCAGCCCCCCAGAAGCCGAAGACCCTTCTGGAGCAACAAGAGTCACAGTCTAGAGGACCGGATCAGCCCGGCAAGTGCTGGGTCAGGGCTTGAGTCTCGTGGCGTACAACAACCCAGGCGATCAACGCCTGCTATAAGCAAACTGGGGCGCTCTTTGGGAGGTGAGATTGGTGATACTGGAATTGATGGACTCAAGGCTCAAGGAACCCAGACCGATCTTCCGGATTCTAGGCGCCTCCGTAGTCTGGTCCATGCAGACCGTCTGTCCTTCATGACTTCATTAGATGATCCCGAATTTGGTGAGGATGACATCAGTGCCATATTCCGCTTCTTAGATGACATAAGCATGTGCGGGTCCACGGGAGTGCTTCACCCGAATGATGGCCTCAACCAGGACACCCCAGAGGCCAGACGAGGCCGCCTAGGCCAACTCCAAAGGCTGTTCCACTCGCTGGAAAGCAATGACGACGGACTAAAAGCCAGTGTGTGTAGACTCTTGCTGCGCATGAACCAGATCGAGCGACAACTGGAGTCACTAAATGACGTCAAGGCTGAGATTTCTCAGGTGTTGTCAGCTCTGCAGCGTCTGGATGAAAAGATCCCGCAGCCCGCCGTCAGCAACGGACATTGCACCGACGACCGATGGCTAGAGCCCCTCAGCGGCGTCTCCTCCTTCATGAGCCACCCCCTCACCCCCTCGGAGTCATCCGAGCCTCAGCCTCTGTCTGCGTCGGGACATCTCTTCCCAGCCACCAGCACCAGTAGTCTGGACTGGAACAGGTGGAACAACCCTCGGGAGAAAACTGACAGCGGCGAGGCTCAAGTCAGTAAAGACGCGTCATCTTTCCGTGGCTCAAAAAAACAGCTCGGAGAGAAAGGGAATGCCGATGCCAAGCAGGCAAACGTGTCAACCACTGCCAAAGACTGGAGCGTGTCTTTCTCAAAAATGAAAGGTGGAAAATCTCCAGACGGAAAAAGTGGGAAGGTGAAGTATTCTTTGAACTTCCTCTACTTTGTGTGCATGAATGGCCATGAACTCAGTGGAACCTCTTAAGTTGACAGATCTGGTCAAGTAGACAATAATGCATATAAAAACTGTCAAACTGACGTCTTCATAAAATGTTGAGATTTTTAAGcagatttttaaattttttttatatggaTTCATCCTAAATAATCTCAGGTTATTACTAGCTTGCGTGATTTTAATGAGCtttgaaaataccccaatatttgaacACAAATGATATTTGTGAGACTATCATAAAGGAACATTTTCTAAACATTTTTACtggaatgcacgtcatttatttgctcaaaaacagttttatctaaagtccagtcagggtgaaatttgccagcgaagGCACCAGTcgcagtctcctcactcattgcTTGCATATGCATTGAGATGGTCACTGACTGTTAAACAACCCATGCAGACTTTCAGGTAACCTTCCGCGGTTAAGGTCAGGGAGCATGTCCTGTCACaataaatggattcatctgcctACACGgcagccctaatcaatctggcgccctaggcaagattttaggtggcgcccccccccccccacatcggcagtgaagtgtatatactcacaagaacccgaatagctttgtctttgaccttttttttttacttacaactatacctaatatataaaggggtggaaaagtgactattacctgcagggaaaacattagctaaccagaaggcaataatgtaaacaaaaaacacctgcttaaaagatctaatacaactgtccctgaggaatgtaaggtgggagtactgtaattacctaacgttacattattattttccataacaatttagccccctccacaatattaacccgacgttaaaacagaactagctatttattgattagcaattgccgagtcatgtaacattagcttaatgctaaaaagccaggttactatcacattctgtaacagataaatcatttcatgtaggctaacgttacctacctgctacctctgtcttttctcgtttctcctcttcttttctcttttttcttccctgggcacctgacagttttggccgttttgacatcttgtgttgattttttgatgtggtgacgtccaaaaagagtcatgatacgggaagggagggttgcgcaccgtgcggggggagggggaggggcgtaatgttgtaacaaatagtatttctattaaataggctttactttgcattttaattaacgtgagattattttttgtatttagaaataatagtaacaacttttttttttttttttttctccaacatttgtggcactggcatggcgccccctgatggacggcgcccttagcatttgcctatacggcctatgccacgggccggccctgctacaCGGTCAAAATCAAGGTTTCTTTAGTGGTAAAATAGTTGTGCAGACAATAGTCATTCAGCATATACAAAtcatataaaacattaaaaacagtctTCAGTATACAAGCACACTGTGGAACACTAGAATATAtcacctatccatccattttctaccgcttgtcccttttagggtcgcggggggtgctggagcctttctcagctgcattcgggcggaaggtggtgtacaccctggacaagtgaaaCATAAAATCACTGTGATAAAAGTGCTATGAtatgataaaaaattaaaaaaatcaccaTGGGCTAGCTTTATTTAGGAGTGCAAAgttactatatgtatatatatatatatatatatatatatatatatatgcgtgcatGCatgcaaaaatgtgggaattggggaagtttgaaaaatgggtaattcattttgaatggggaaaatgtccctaaaaactggtaattctaggaaatccgggaattgttttataattgttgaaaaagagcacacaattactgaacaggctgaatatttcgaagttggaacggtttgaattggataaaaaatgtggtaattgtggaactttgaaaaatgtcccatgcaTGCATcaatgcatgtacagtatgtatgtgtatatatatatatatata
The DNA window shown above is from Nerophis lumbriciformis linkage group LG38, RoL_Nlum_v2.1, whole genome shotgun sequence and carries:
- the LOC133578268 gene encoding major intrinsically disordered Notch2-binding receptor 1-like; protein product: MANLQQEYPGVLLGILEELANMRQWLTFQDLCRMVSTRFDLEHLIELRSLLFDAASRDPCFPATLFRDRVSARGQGLSPIGVAADIVTIFNLIQMTGGVTDDGQPMRAQTVLPVDQSPGPSLPGVYQLYIPGGGRARTHSDSAGSRFDRHLLFPNSNYSSRKRSSLPPDPISLISPPRVRTRAVSFDLPHTTLLYPSEAMKSIYLPLETDSESSAGSAPVEVFEMEQESSVDQRRNTFKKDFHNQPTLIPQVTVNSESPSPKEEKGFDNQSFDIIPNPYPSPSTVQQSPDQRTKHEGTDDLQDSTYFGPVSVPERSPKHLQPPRSRRPFWSNKSHSLEDRISPASAGSGLESRGVQQPRRSTPAISKLGRSLGGEIGDTGIDGLKAQGTQTDLPDSRRLRSLVHADRLSFMTSLDDPEFGEDDISAIFRFLDDISMCGSTGVLHPNDGLNQDTPEARRGRLGQLQRLFHSLESNDDGLKASVCRLLLRMNQIERQLESLNDVKAEISQVLSALQRLDEKIPQPAVSNGHCTDDRWLEPLSGVSSFMSHPLTPSESSEPQPLSASGHLFPATSTSSLDWNRWNNPREKTDSGEAQVSKDASSFRGSKKQLGEKGNADAKQANVSTTAKDWSVSFSKMKGGKSPDGKSGKPDQSSSRAKLLSQKSSSLVEQMFGSSLFGNKESSLTGGLTSGKMMDPRLAEGRGRPIWTVDDREARISPYDSQTHDSLNPNNMEFWMDDTPGYEALLRRKEAGIRRAKVCKFLALLAVVLAVVLIVVIPICTINSIHPSIHPSSSAYPRSGRGGSSLSREAQTSLSPATSSSSSRGIPRRSQASRER